One region of Glycine max cultivar Williams 82 chromosome 9, Glycine_max_v4.0, whole genome shotgun sequence genomic DNA includes:
- the LOC102665107 gene encoding uncharacterized protein: protein MVWKVGGGEKIKFWKDNWLGEDYKLEQQFNQLFLISDQQNSTISNMGIFSQGKWCWDLKWRRNLFDYEQHTAVTFMEAITDIQIQPYMQDIRVWKANRSGIYSTKSAYKLLKTTTPIMEANILKIVWNLNVPPRAAIFSWRLILDRLPTRGNLLRRNVQMQDTSCPLCGNAQEEVDHLVFNCEMTLGLW from the coding sequence ATGGTATGGAAGGTGGGAGgaggggaaaaaataaaattctggaAAGATAATTGGTTGGGGGAAGATTATAAACTTGAACAGCAATTCAATCAGCTATTCCTCATTAGTGATCAGCAGAACAGTACCATATCCAACATGGGAATCTTTTCCCAAGGCAAGTGGTGTTGGGACTTAAAGTGGAGAAGAAATTTATTTGACTATGAGCAACATACAGCTGTGACATTCATGGAAGCAATTACTGACATTCAAATCCAGCCTTATATGCAGGATATTCGGGTTTGGAAAGCTAATCGCAGTGGTATATATTCTACTAAGTCAGCTTACAAACTTTTGAAGACCACCACCCCAATTATGGAGGCCAACATCCTGAAGATTGTATGGAATCTGAATGTACCCCCAAGGGCTGCGATTTTCTCATGGAGACTTATCCTAGATAGACTGCCCACTAGAGGAAATCTCCTTCGAAGAAATGTGCAGATGCAGGATACTTCATGCCCTCTGTGTGGGAATGCTCAAGAAGAGGTGGATCATTTGGTCTTCAATTGTGAAATGACCTTAGGGTTGTGGTAG